The Cicer arietinum cultivar CDC Frontier isolate Library 1 chromosome 1, Cicar.CDCFrontier_v2.0, whole genome shotgun sequence genome contains the following window.
CAGCCTTGAATTGATTCGCCAACCAAATGTTTAAGGAGACACAAGTATCTACCACCTGTGCCACATCATCATGTTAGTAAAAGTATAGCTTTTTTATTGTCTCAACCATATGGTTCTCAAGAGAAAAGGGCCCTAGTTATCCGATTTTGGATGAGAGGTAAGTAAAGACAGGCTTACTAAAAGCATAGCATTTAAGCAtgaaactatagtttctaataCTGTTTCTATAATTTAAATACCAAAGATGAGAACTTGCTATGAAGCTGAAGCAGAAACAGAGTTTTGTGACATGCATGCATTACCAAACAAGCTTAATATTAGTAGGATATCATCAATTCGAAATTTCAGGAAGATATAATAACTGAAATTGAATTTGGAATAAAAAGTACCTGACTTTGAGAAGTGGGAGGAAAGGGAATTggaaaagaaatgaaatttagaATTGTTAGAATTAGAAAAACAGCAAAAAGATGAAATTGTAGGGTGCAGTGTCTGAGAGAACACATTCAAAGTCGCCATTTTTCTCTAATTTGCAACACAAAAATTAGCAACGAAGCTTAGCCGCCACGTATTCTTGGCCAAACAAACAACTTCACAGATTGGAAATTGGAAATGGAGCaccagaaaaaataaaataatattatatatgcaattcaattcaattcaattcatttcaattctatctatctatctactGTTTGGATTTCTGCGCGTTTTTGTCTTCATATGGTTTACGtaacaatttataaaaagtatgaaaaccttataaaGTTCTAATCATTTTGACAACAAGTACAAAAATATGATTCTCacataataaaaagtaaatttaccTTCATCCATGGCGAAATCACGATAGAgtaaaaaactataaataacCTTCTTGAGACTCTCTCTTCTTTGAGAGTCGACACCACTAAACTATTTACAAGAAATAAAATTAGTGCATTTAATTTAGTCAAACATAAAAATTAgtgcattttatttattaaatatcaaatcattttttatatttacaattttattttataatggtatatgaaaaaaaatatatgttttatagTGTCCATCTTATTTTAAtctcaaataaaatttgaagatttaaaTTTCTAACTTAAAAGTAAACtgctaaaaattaaatttttaatcagAATTCAAGAATACTCATGTTTAATATTTGACTTTATATGTTGATCATAGTATGCAAAgaattcagaaaaaaaaaaaaattgtttagaaaatactttaaaaaatcaCACAAACATTTCTTAGTCTCTTTgtctctttaatatatttttatgttttatctttctctatttttttatgttcACTATGTTATGTTATCAATTTAAAAAGTCTCACCTTGCAAGACTTTGtcaactatttaatatttttttctattcatCTATCTCATTCTTTTATTgtagtaattataattttgtattcttatttaattaaattgtataaaaCATTAACtctaatgaaaaaatattttagcaaAAATACAGTAAAAGAAGGCATATGTATTGATGCAGGTCTAtaactagtaaaatattttattaagtatttaagaaaatatagagaatttaaatttgtaaataatattgtttGTGTTGAAAAATTGACTATAGGGGGTAAATTTTCCCCAACTATAGGGTATACAAAAATGAGTGACATTAGTATTGGGCCAGCCCAAACCAAATGTATTAGCGTTTGATTCTTATAGGGTAAGTGTGTTAGAAGAAGAGAGGTGTGAGTGAGAATGGCGGAAGAGGCAGTTCTGGGTTACCTGGAAAATAACAATGAAATTAGAGATTCAGGTGATTTTGCAGCCGAACGCGGCATTGACCACAATGAAATAGTCAACGTCATTAAGAGTCTCCATGGTTTCAGATACGTCGATGCCGAGGTAGGTAACTTTATCATATTCAAAATCCAATGTATAAAACGGAAATCGTATTATAACAAACTTGATTGGTTATTGTGGACAGGACATTAAGAGGGAGACATGGGTTCTAACTGATGAGGGGAACAATTATGCTAACGTTGGATCCCCCGAAGTTCAACTAATGTTGGCTATTCCACCTCAGGGTATCTCCAGAGATGAACTTCAggttcgtttttttttttattcccttCCAATTTACACTCTTTTTTCTGCAACTGTTTttgaaatgtattttaattgttgttttatGGTTGCAGAAAAATTTGGGTCCTACAGTCTTCAAGATAGGTTGTGCTCAGGCTGCTAAGAATAAATGGGTGGAGATGGGAAAACAACTCATATCTAAGAAGGTATGTTCTTTATTCTAACTTCTAAATTTCCTACTTTttggtattttgtttgattataatttcaaaattattgtatCTTGATGTTTGGTTTACTTTGTCATTTGAGATGAGAGTTACTTTATGGTTTGTGAAATATTTGTCATAAACCGATTTCTTGCTGCAGGTCGAACATGTGGAAGACAGAGTTAAAGACCTGCTTCTTCAAATACAACAGGGACAGGTGTGTACTACTAGCATGAATGATTTTGTTTGTTAGTAAATTTCTTAACTGTGTTGAGGCTTGTGAGGAGTTAACTAGAGGTTTTGCCAATGCTAATGTTCCATTAGAATTGAGTAGGTTAAATGCTGAGATACAGTCAAATTTGTCTATTCCTAAATCAGATAATAGTGGTAATGTGAAATATTATGTGTTCATTAAAGTCAATCACCCTCTTTACCTGGTTTTGCATTCAACTTTTAAAGCGGAGTCTTGACAATTTCTATTCATGCTTGTTTGGAAATTGCTGTTAACCTGTCCTTTCATTGCTAAATACGATACGGAATTGATAGCTCACTTCCAGTCTCATTATTCTTAACATACTCACCCACAAGTTCACAATAACATTGATGAAATGAAGATTCAATGAAGGAAGTGGCTCCGGTGTATAGAGAGGACCTCACCATTTAAAAACTAATCATAGAAACGATGGAACCTACCCTTTTTTGGtctatttctatttttgatAGCATGCACTTGTTGATTGTTGATGGGGACGCCAGGTGGCAGGGTagtctagtttttttttttttatcaaattaccAACCTCTTGAAATATGTGTTTTAGCGATATGCCTATAGACTAGGTCTGTACTCATGGGTTTGTGATAATACCTTGGCGAAAGTGGCAAGCTTTTGTGTGGAGCATATGTGAGACTGGTACAGGTATAGAAAGTTGGAAGAGGGGATTTGAGACCTTTCATTCTCTTTACTCTGTAGTTATGACTTATGATGAGGTGTGACTGCACTCAATTTCATGGGTGAGTGGTGATGGAAACCAGTTTTATGGACACCCCTATTTGCTTGAGGAGATTTTTGTCTTTACCTTTTTGTTTCCTCCTTATGTTAATTATATACAGGGCTacttatcatttttctttatcagttTTCCCTGTAAGTTCTTCATATctcatatcaaattttattgtatgttGCAAATGCAGGGCATTGGTTCAGATGATATCAAAGCACTCAAAGCAAGAAAGCTTATTGTTCCACAGTAATAATAATTTCACTTGATTGTTCTTCAAACAATTGCCGATATAATGAATATTGTGTAAATGATTTGCCTATTCTttcattattgaaatttttattgatatctTACAATCTAGGACTTGGAAAGGTTACTCAGTGAAAAAGGGTCCTAGCTATGCTCCAAAAAGAAAGAAGGTTGTCACTGATTTAACTCGAGATAATTTTCAGAGGTACTGTTTTTGCTTAAACTGAACCTAAACTCGGGGTTTGGGGGGTTTTTAACACCCTTCAAGCTTCTACTTTGTGCAAAACATTTTTAGTGAATTTGCATCATATCTTATAAACTCTGACTATACCCTGTTACTTTGTTGCAGTGGCGAGTGGAAGGAATTAGAGTTCAAAGAGTACAATTACAGTGCTAAAGGTCAGCCTCTTGAGGGTGGCCATCTTCATCCACTCTTAAAGGCAAGGAGATATTTCCCCTGATCTTCCTCGTTTCCCCAATCTCCTTTAGATTAActgaatataaataatatatatatatatacatatatatatatagagagagagagacttAACTGAAaaatgacaacaaaaaattcatattcaGGAAAACATAAGCAAAACCTGTCCAATCTTTACAGTGAAATTGTGTCATTTGATCAATTTAGTTGAGCGAAAAAGAGAACACTtttgttgttgattatgtttttatCCCAAACATATTTGatcatttttgtatttaatagTTCTGGAAATTTTCCATTTTCAGGTACGGTGTCAAATAAAACAGATTTTCCTCTGTATGGGGTGAGTCTAATATTTGTCATGTGAAAGCCTGGTGTCTTTTGCggtaaatatttgtttcaacCTTTGAGTTTAACATTTTATGATGGTAATATAATGTTGCAGGTTTGAGGAGATGCCCACAAATAATTATGTTGAGAGCAGGTAATTGTTGTTTCCatgtcaataattttttatatcttgGTGTGCAATAGTGgaataacaataaatttatatcaaaCCCCCCCATCAGTAGTCCAATCCTAGTGACTTTCTTGATTTACGAAGTATGCTCAAAacataaataacaataaatttaattgcaaTAAAACAATAACTCTCAAAAGTATGACAATGCAAATCAAATTTTGTGCTCTTTAAGCATGCTTTCAAGCAagcatataaaaaatcaaatatttagaAGTTTTTGCAGCCTGATGCCTTCAATAAATCCGTAGTAGAAGTGATAATCAAATAAATCCCAAACTTTTGGATATTCTGGGAGTTGTTGGATTGCAGCCGTAAAATATAAAAGCTGAATCCAAATTCCTGGTGCACTGAATTGAATCACTTTAATCTGTGTTTCAGCGAGTATAGAGTGATGTTGTGGAACAATTTGAAAATAGCCAAAATCTTTGGTTTTAATGATGGCAAGGTGATAATGaagtaatttttcttttttatgattGAGAACACCTTGTGTTTGTGGAGAAGTTCCTTCAGTGGTGACCTGAGATCATGAAAAGAAACTTAAAACTGTTTTAGAATAATGCATCAGAACATCATGACTAAAGTAACTGTCATAAATGTATACATTTTCTGAATTACATGAATCATATTGCTTAGTGTGTGTAGTATGGCGAGTAGCAGTACATGCCTGCTCTCACTGTAAACTTCACATATGATTGTTTTAAATGGCAGCTTCTGGAACTTTGATTCTTTGTTCCAGCCCCAACAACATCCAGCTCGCGATTCACATGACACATTCTTTTTGGATGGTTAGTAAATTCCTTCTTATTTCAATGCTAGTCAAATCTCCTTTGCTTCCATCTTGAGTACATGTTATACATCTGCAGCTCCTTCAACAACAAAGGAACTGCCTGAAGATTATGTTCAGCGGGTGAAGCAAATTCATGAATATGGTGGTTATGGGTCTAGGGGGTATGAGCTTGAGCACCCTCAATACACTTTTAAACACAAGCTATTTATTGATAGACTGAAGTTCAAATTGCTTTCTGAGGGTAACGTTACAATTTAATTCCTTGGTAGATACACATACGACTGGAAAAGAGAGGAAGCAAATAAAAACCTTCTGCGGACCCACACCACTGCTGTTTCTTCCAGGATGCTTTACCAGCTGGCACAGGTATGTATCTGTGTTTGAATTTGTTGTATCATGTTTTTGTGAATGCATATATGATTGTGTTATGTTTGGGGCCATTAGACCTCCTAGTATCTTCATTTTAGTTTcagatttttaatttaaatttgcaaGTTATATGTATTTATGGTTTAAAGGTGGATTAAGCTATTTTACTTTGTGCATCTGTGTTCTGGTTTTTGCTTGTTGGATATTTCCACAGAATTAAGTGATTGTACTTTCTAAGTTCTTGCACGCTATAGCTTGCATCATTTTTGTGTGCCATTTTAATGTTTATGCAGAAACCATTTTCTCCGAAAAAATATTTCTCTATAGATCGTGTATTCCGAAATGAAGCAGTTGACCGAACACATCTTGCCGAGTTCCACCAGATAGAAGGTACGTGGGCTACTAAGTTATTGGGATCAGGgttttagttcttaaattgTTCGTCTTCGACCCTTTGTActaatgaaaacaatttatcTTTGAtggtccaattatgattttattttacacATCATATTAAAGAGGGGTGGGGAGTTACTCGATTATATTTTTCTGCACCAGGGCTTTAATCTCAGAACTGATTTTTTTCCtacaaatttattgatttttgtgatgCCATGATTTTGCATTTTGATTCAGGCCTTGTATGTGATCGAGGACTCACTCTCTGTGACTTAATAGGAGTTCTACATGATTTCTTCTCACGCTTAGGTAATGCTCTCTTATAATGAAAAACTTGAtatgagttaaatgccaaatttatgttttaagttaaataattatTGCCCACAACCAAGTTTATCAAAGACAGGTTTTAGGAGTACATTTAGTCTGTTATTGATCTTAGATGAAAAATTCTTTATTGAGTTCAGGCATGACGAAGCTGAAATTCAAGCCCGCTTACAATCCATACACAGAACCTAGCATGGAGATTTTCAGGTCAGTATTCGGTAATGATTATTTGACCTGTAATCTTGATGATTGATTTCCTTGGACTGCATATAAATCAAGTAAGTGCTCTTAACAGTTACCATGAAGGCTTTAAAAAATGGGTAGAGGTTGGAAACTCTGGCATGTTTAGACCTGAAATGTTGCGGCCGATGGGACTTCCTGAAGATGTACAAGTTATTGCGTGGGGTCTTTCTCTTGAAAGGTGAGAACAAAACACTGAGAACGTCATAATCATTGCTAACAGTGAaatgaattgatttataaaatttaaattcttaCAATGCTTTATTCAAATCTAATGAAAATATAGGGAAAATACAATACAACATGTTGATGGACGTCATTGAATTGATGTTAACTTGTTATTTTACATGAAAACAGGCCAACAATGATAATGTATGGGATAGATAACATCAGGGATCTCTTTGGACACAAGGTATTGTTATGGCATTATTTTAGCTGAATAAACTACTCTGTTTATTTGGTCTTTTTAAATGCATCAAACTTATTTCATGGGTTCTTATATGAAATGCTGATTTTTGAATTTGCAAAGTCATATTAATACATTATCCTAAACCATGTATTTTTGCAGGTGGATCTTGGCCTTATTAAGAAAAATCCAATATGTCGACTTGGAATCGACTAAAGTGATCCATTCATGTCTAATTGATGTCTTGTcgttcataattttttatttatcatcaaACAATACATGCGGATTAGTTCAATTTCTGTAcgaaattttttcttttgtgagAAGTAATAGCATTTTTCTTTTGGTTTGGATATATATAAGACATGGGAAAGTTATTCAATTGCAATTTCTTTTGGTGTGGAAAAATTATATGATAGTGAAAAGCAATgacatgttttaatttttaccaATTGAACAAATCCTTTATATCAGTGGTGACAAAATACTTTCTTCTCCATGCAACTGGTGCTAAGTTACATTGGCGTTCATCTATTACTACAATAAGTAGGCAAGCCTAACTCTACCATAACGAGTCTTGGATTTTCCATGTGCAACGTCATTGTTAGAGCTTCACAAGTCGATCAAGTTGAAATTAGCAAGGTTTAACATGATAACGATAgtagataaagaaaaatgattgCATTAAGAGTTCAAGCATGCATGAATACAGAGAAGATCTTTACCCCTTTTTTCTAGTATTTCCTCCGGAATGAGTTTGAGCTTGTGCCTTCCGCAGCACGACTCTACAGCTACATTATTccctaaaaataaattgaattctCCAGCAGTTGATAAGATTGGTCTTTGACACCAACTCATCATTTATAGGGAACACTATATGATCGAACTATCACCCCTTAGAGTAAATATCGCATGGGCAGATCCATGTGTTAGAAATTGGGGGCAGTTTTctgtatttaataattttattgttatccaattcaaaattaaatgcTGCCTCATTAAATAACGAGTTAtcaaaaatattgttaaaaattagaaaaataaatttcatatgtatttatttgtgGTTGTTGTAGCAATTGCAACAGCTGAAAATGTTGAGGTATCTTTAACTTTTTAGGTATATAATGATATAACTTTtagggttaaataaattttttatctctataaatatatcatttttcgCTTTTAGTTCCTCTaaaatttttcttcaaatattgatcccttaaatattttctattaataaTTTTGGTCCTTATTTTTAAGTCATctcatatattttattcaacttttgaatgattttataCAATCATGTCTAGAACattagaacattataacattAATAATCTCCCTACaaaaatttagttttcttaacaaaagatgaattaaaaatatgaatttttaaatgctaaaaacttaaaaaatcatatttagttCATTCATCTCTAATATAAATATCTATTGCATATTTAACTCCTATTCAAAAAAGTTAACAGAATAACTAATGTGTCTATGTTAGGTTCCTTGATAGAACTCAATAGCGAAAGGAAATTATTCATCCctgattttttattgattgaaaagaaaaagatacaCAAAGCGAATACACTCCTACAATGGTATAAACCACTCAATTGCTAATTTTATCAAAGATCCTTTCAAATGGGTGGAAGCCTTTATTTATAGGCTGATTATACAAGGGATAGGATCCAACTAACACTAACCACCTAACTATAAAACAATAACTACTAACAACCTAaccataaaacaaaaacatcatTATTTTCTAGTGTTTTTCCTGTAATAAACCGATAAAGGCTTATTCCTATTTAAATCTTCATTATTCCTATCAATACCTTCCCCTTCAAGTTCAACCTTGTCCTTAAGGTTGAATTCCGGAAATTGATTTTGGATTGTATTAACATCTTCCCAGGTGGCCTCCTCTACAGGCTTTTGCTgccattgaattaacatttgttGCACTTGTTCTCGCTGTTGTTGTATGGTTCTTCTACCCAGTACCTATGAAGGCGTATACGTAGGGTCCTGCCCATGTAAATTTGTAGGTAGGGTTGTTTCCACCTCATGTTTTCCCACAACCAACTTTAATTGTGAAGCGTGGAAAACCGGATGAATGTGAGCCTCTGTTGAAAGTTGGAGTTTAAAGGTTGTTGTCCCGATTTGTTTTAACACCAAATAAGGACCATAATGCTTTAGCTGCTAGTTTAGGATGAAGTCGTGTTGGCATAGTAACCTGCCTGTGAGGCCTGATTTTTAAGTAAGTCCAATCTCTTTCTTTAACCTTGGTGGGTTTCCGGTGACGGTTTGCAAATTTGATCATCTGTTGGTGTGCTCTTCCCAAATGATATTTCAGTTGTCTCAACGCTTCGTCTCTGGTCATCAAGTCATGTGCCATTGCTTCCACTATAGTTTTCCCGGGTACAAATCGTGCTAGCGATGGTGGTGGTATGTCGTAAACTCTCTTAAAAAGAGTACACTTGCCAACCCGTTGAAAACTAGTATTATACCAATATTATGCCCATGGTACCATGTCTGCCCAATTTTTTGGTTGTTCCGTACTAAAGCAACACAAGTATGTTTCCAAGGTTCGGTTAAGTACCTCCGTTTGTCCGTCTAATTCAGGATGATAAGATGTACTCATTTTCAGCGTAGTTCCTTGCAACCTGAAGAGCTCCTTCCAGAATTGACTCAAGAAGGTCGAATCTCTATCGCTTACTATAGAAGCAGGTATACCATGAAGCCTTACCACTTCCTTCACAAATATTTCAGCAATGGAGCGAGCCGAGTAAGGATGCTTGATGAGAATAAAATGACCATATTTGCTGAGTCGATCCACCACCACTAACAGCGCGTCAAATCCCTTGGCCTTAGGCAAACTCACAATGAAGTCCATACTAATGTCTTCCCAAATTGCATTCGAAATCGGTAATGGTTGGAGCAGCCCCTCCGGAGATGATGCTTGATACTTACTTCGTTGGCAAATGTGGCATGCAGAAACATAGTCGTTGACTGTTGTTTTCATGCCAATCCAAAATAACAATTGAGCTAGTCTTCTGTACGTGTGAAAGACCCTGGAATGACCTCCTATCGGAGAGGTATGAGAGGTATGAAACTCATGCAGCAACTTTGGTATCCAACTAGACTTTGGTGGCAAAACCAATCTCCCCTTGTAATACAACCTTCCATTTTCCAAAGTATAGTTGCCATGTGACTCTGGCTTCTCCTTCAAgtcttcacatattttatttagcACAGGATCCTGCTTAACCTCTTCATATATGAGGTTTATATCCTGCCAAAGAGGTCTAGTCACCACTTTTAACTCTAACTCTTCAGATTTTCTTGACAAAGCATCGGCAACTCTATTAGTGCTTCCCTTTTTGTAGATAATATCAAACTCATAACCCAATAATTTGGCTAaccaattttgttgattttgtgtGGTGATTCTTTGTTCAAGGAGGTGTCGTAGAATTTTCTGATATGAGTAGACTATAAACTTCCTCCCAATCAGGTATGGCCTCCAATGGTGAATCGATAAGACCAATGCCATCAACTCCTTTTCATATACAGATTTGTTAAGGGAGGAATCTTCCAGTGCTTTGCTGAAGAAAGCAATTGGCCTCTTGTTTTGAGTAAGCACAACGCCAATCCCTCGCCCCGGCGCATCGCACTCAATGCTGAAAGTTTGATCAAAATCTGGCATAGCCAACACTGGAGCTGTTGTGACCACCTCTTTAAGTTTCGTGAAGGTTGTCGTACTATCTGAATTCCACTGAAAATTcccttttttttaacaaatcagtCAAGGGACGCGCTATCTTCCCATAGTTGCATATGAATCTCCGATAGTACCCAGTCAATCCCAAAAAAACCCCGCAAAGCTTTGATTGTCTTAGGGATAGGCCAATCTACAATTGCTTCCACCTTTTTGGGATCCATAGACACTCCTTTTTCAGAAATGAGGTGCCCCAAGTATCCTATTGTGGTCTGCCCAAATTCACACTTCTTTAAATTGGCATAGAATTGTTGTTGCTATAGAATGTATAATATGCACTTCAGGTGGCTCAAATGTTCCTTCCAGGACTTACTGTAAATGAGGATGTCGTCAAAGAAAACTAATACAAACTTTCAGAGATATGGCTGGAAAGTATCGTTCATGGCGCATTGAAAGGTGGCTGAGGCGTTGGTTAAACCAAACGGCATCACTAAAAATTCATAGTGACCTTGATGGGTTCAGAAGGCTGTTTTGTGGACATCTGCTTCATCATCTTGATTTGGTGATATCCCGAcctcaaatttatttttgaaaaatacctTGCCCCATTCAATTCATCCAACAGCTCTTCGATAACCGGAATAGGAAACTTATCCGACACAATAGACTTGTTTAAAGCGCGATAATCTACACAATCTCCAACCGTCGTCTTTCTTTTTAACCAAGATATATGGGCTTGAGTAAGGATTGTTACTTGGTCTGATTATTCCCGACTTAAGCATATCACCAACCTTTTTCGATCTTGTAAATGAGAGTACTGGTAAGACCTAACATTAACTGGATCAACACCCGTTCGGTTTGGTATTTTATGATATACGTCACGTTAGGAGGCAGCCCTGTAGGTTCAGCATAGACACCCTAAAACTCATCCAGAATCTGTTGT
Protein-coding sequences here:
- the LOC101499922 gene encoding phenylalanine--tRNA ligase alpha subunit, cytoplasmic-like, which codes for MAEEAVLGYLENNNEIRDSGDFAAERGIDHNEIVNVIKSLHGFRYVDAEDIKRETWVLTDEGNNYANVGSPEVQLMLAIPPQGISRDELQKNLGPTVFKIGCAQAAKNKWVEMGKQLISKKVEHVEDRVKDLLLQIQQGQGIGSDDIKALKARKLIVPQTWKGYSVKKGPSYAPKRKKVVTDLTRDNFQSGEWKELEFKEYNYSAKGQPLEGGHLHPLLKVRCQIKQIFLCMGFEEMPTNNYVESSFWNFDSLFQPQQHPARDSHDTFFLDAPSTTKELPEDYVQRVKQIHEYGGYGSRGYTYDWKREEANKNLLRTHTTAVSSRMLYQLAQKPFSPKKYFSIDRVFRNEAVDRTHLAEFHQIEGLVCDRGLTLCDLIGVLHDFFSRLGMTKLKFKPAYNPYTEPSMEIFSYHEGFKKWVEVGNSGMFRPEMLRPMGLPEDVQVIAWGLSLERPTMIMYGIDNIRDLFGHKVDLGLIKKNPICRLGID